A segment of the Salvelinus namaycush isolate Seneca chromosome 3, SaNama_1.0, whole genome shotgun sequence genome:
CTGAGACATTGAAAACAGCGACGCTACATGACAGGAAGTGCACTCCTACAAATACTAAAATGTTAATTGAATAAAGGCTGTAGGTCAGTGCACATTAGTTAGCCAACAACACAACATTTTTGAGGGGCCTCTAGTGATCTTGAGTGAAATCAGAAATGAACCTAACGGTGCATTGTTCATGTTGCAATGGCGCCATTTCTGGGCTCAAGGACACCTCTAAGGCATTTTGGGAGGGGTCCTGTGTGTCTCAATGAGGGATCTATAGCTGAGTTCTACTGCACGGATGCCTAGCAAGTTCCTGATTGACAGTGGTAAAACCAAGATAGACATCACAAATGAGTCACCGTAATCTGTGATAACGTTTTCAGCAGTTTGCTGGTCTGCCATGCATTTACTCTACTGATTATTCAAATGTCTTTGAGATTTAACCTAGTTAACCTTGAAATGCTGCTGCTGTGTGGATCGGCTCCTTTATTTACgtaatgttatgtgtatgctgCTCCCGAACATGGatatatacactgaatgtacaaaaacATTAGGaaaaacctgctctttccatgccaGCCTGACCAGGTGAACGCAATTATCTCTTATTGATGTTACCGGtttaatccacttcaaatcactgtagataaaggagaggagacaggttaaagatggatttgtgtcattcagagggtgaataggaaagaaaatattgaagtgcctttgaatggggtacgATAGTAGATGCCGGGCGCACCGGTTTGcgtgtatcaagaactgcaacagtgctgggtttttcacgctcaacagtttcctgtgtgtatcaagaatggtccaccacccaaaggatatccagccaacttgacatctGTGGGAATCATTggcatcaacatgggccagcatccttgtggaatgctttcaacaccttgtagtccattccctgacaaattgaggctgatCTTAGGGCAAACGGGGGtgcaactgaatattaggaaggtaaGTAGCCTTTTCATTTGTATTTCAAACCAAAACATTACTTCTCAGTACTATTTCATTTACAAACAATTAAAGGGCAGAACCATCAAACTCCCCCTAAACGTTAAATTCTACAATGCCATTCAAAGATGCATTGCTTCAGATACACTGACTGACAGCCATTGAACAATGGCTTCTATTAGCATATGACGTCAATGTCCTAGATCTGTTTGCAGGTAAGAAAATCTGTTCAATAAAAGGAATGATTTTACTCCCCCAAAAATTCTCCACATTCAGCCCTTTCCTCTCATTATTGTTAATGTACCAATAGCCTCAAGTGGTAAACAGGGGCTTGACTGGCAAGTCGTTTTCTACAGGTCTGCTATTTCATAAAAGCCCCACAAATATTTGCAGTTAATGGCAGCTATTATAAAGACCACAAGCCACAATTTAAAAGGCATGGTCATTGTCAACTTAAAATGCCCCCATTTTAGTACAAGGGGGACAATAGAAATATCCCAAATTCCAAATGACCAATGTTTTTATTCCAGCTTGTTTCAAGGTGAAACTGAAGCCTTATAAATGGCATTGGATTTGTAGGTGTTAATGGAAGTAGGAGCACTAAAATGAAGACAACTAGGTAAGATTCTTGAAGTTGACATTTTATTTATAATACTTTTTAAAAACATCAGAAAACATTTACACAAGTGTTCTTCAACTGttactttttccaacagttttCTCCCCCCCCCTATACAGCATTCTCTGATCTGCAAACAGATGATGTCCAAAATAGAAGAAACAGAGCCAACCGTCATAATACACTTTGTCTCTGCTTGTAACAATGGTCAGGTCAGTGTACTCTACCAAGCAATAAGCCTCTGATCTCTACCTGTTCGGGCCAAAAGGGCAAAGGTGAGGCGATGTTGGTCTTACTGTATGTCCCTTAATATTTAGTCAGAGTGGATAGGTGTGTAGGTAGGTAAATGAACAAACATCTTTCGGAAATGTAATTTGTCATTGGTAATGAAATGGTCAAATCTGAAGTGAACCCATATAATTACATAAGAGTTGACGTAACCTTTCCTCACTACCCTCCCCCAACTTCAGCCAAACAAATAACCCTTTTTCCATTATTTATCATAAAAATCCACTAAAAATAATTTGATACATATTGTACTGTACATAATATATCAAATCGAGATTTGCAGTCGTATGAGATCAGCCAAGCAGTGAAGTGATAGAAGATCAAGTTCAGAAGAACCAAATAAAGTCAAACACATTCCAACTCAAATAGGGTCGAGTAACAGCTGAACACTGAGAACTCTGAGAAATCACTGAACTACTTAGTACAAGTCAACAAGACATGGCAAACCCATAGTAAAAGTTTTACAAAATAACTGAGCAAAAATAGTTCATCCCTGTAACGTGCCATACCACACGTATATGGGAGGAGTAACTACAATGGCTTCCCTCTGTCAATGCTAGTTGATTCTATCATTTTCATAGTAAGCCATCGCTCCATTAACTAACATCATTGTTTAAAATGTCCCGATGCAGACAATTCAAAtcagtgattttaaaacaaaattGGGCATCATTCTATGTATAACAGCATGCAAAGTCAAGGAGCTAGATAGGAAGACCAGAGAGTAATAAAACAGTCTTGGTTAACTGAGGAGCATAAGGTATAGAgactacagacaggacagagtcagatgaggagagagaaagggggagaggtgaGGTGGCCCAAGGGGACCAAATGATGTAGCACTGGACAGGTATGAGGGGGGTGGATGTGCCCACTGCCCGGTTGAGCGAGCACGCTCTCAGTACTGTATCTACTGCCCTGCAACCATCTCTGTTTTCAGAGAGGATTAGAAACAGGGCACCATCCTCCTCTCACCGGCACTTGAGGTGACTTTGGCTTACAGGCACATCCTCACAACCTCAGCTCAACTGTCTGGAAAGCCCTGGCTGGCAGTGTGCCACACGGTGATCAAGAGCTTACCGGCCCGGCAGCCAGCTCCCACAGCCAGTCAGCTCTGACTGTGTCTGAGATACAGCAGGTACCTAAGCCCCTATGACTGCTCGCTCTTCAAATCCACCAGGGTCCACTTCCTCGTCACATCAcagctacagtacatgtcttcCACCAGCACAGATACATCATATTTACTGCTGCTTAGATCCTGTAACTTTCCGTTCACAGTATCTGAAACTGAACCGTTTGTTGCATAGACTGAAAGAAATACACATTTTGTCTCTTAAGATTTTGACAATTGGCAGCCAATCAAGCAGACCTATGAACCATGGTGTTAGAACAGAACATAAGCTTCTTTGCACAGAGTGAAACTTAAAGGCCTCAAGATAAGGAGAATATTTCAATCACCAACCATTCTGTAAAGAAAAGTTAAAAATAAAATGACCAGATTTCCACCACTTTGGATAAATAAGTGAAAGGAtgataaaataaaaacacactGCCATTTTTATGTATGCAGTAATGTGTATAACTCCAACCCATTCCGTCCCTTTTTGACCATAGAAAAAAAAAAGAGGAGTCCAGCTTGTCGGGCCTGAAATATTTTGTTTCTTTCTCCCAGGAAGGTGAAGGGACATGGTAGGTGGCTAGcaggggaggggaaggggggggggggcatgttagCCTACCTTTCCTTTTCCCCAAAGCACACCACCTCACGTCTCGAATTGCGTAAGCAAGGCGCGAACCTCAGGAGTGAGCTGCTTGGCAGCCTTGGCTGCCTCTGTGATGGCTTTACGGTACAAGCCCTTTCTCTTCTTGTCGAAGCGTGACTGGAAGCTTTCTAGAAAGGGGGCGACCTGTGCAAGTGCCAGGAAGGAGGTGGTGGGTGAACCGAACCAGGCGACACGGGCCTCCTGCCTGACTAAGAGCCCATTATCTTTGCGGCTGATCTGGATGCCTAAGACGCGGGCTGGCCACCAAGGGAAACCATATATTTTGGCCCAAACGATGTCCCCTACGCAAATGCTTCTGCCGTCCAGAGAGACACACTTAGACACATTTTTGGAAAACACTTTCTGAGATTTACGAGGGGTTTTCTCTTCCGTAGGTGCAGGCGAGGTGTCAGTGACTGCTGAGGACGTGCCGGGGGCGGGGGGCGAGTGCAAATCACCGGGAGGGGGAAAGTCAAAGGTCTCGGTGGAGCTACACTCTGAGTTTGAAGACTTTAAGTCATCTGCACTATCAATGCTGCACATGGAGGTATTAGAGGAGTCAGGCTGGCTGGGGTTAAGGGTCATGTACACCACAAGGTTGCCAGTCTTGCTGCCGCGCGTCTCCCGCCTCTCCTCCCGCCCCCCCTGCTCCTCTGGCTCCACCTTGGGGTCGCTGTGCTCCGTGACTGTGAGGGGTTCCACTTGGGGCTGGGATTGGGTCTGAGGACTGAGCTCAGGTTCTGGCCCTTTATCTGGACCCTGGTTTTCAGCAGCAGTGGCCTCGCCtgtggagcaggaggaggaggaggagcgcgTGGAGGTGCAGCGGGGCGCGCCTAGCTTTGGAGGGGACAAACTGCCACTTCCCGGCACTTTCTCGAGGCAAGGCGGCTTACATGTAGAAGAGTCATTCTCTTCATTACGGTACCTTTGGGGCTTGATGCGCATCCTGGGCGGGAGAGGGGTGGCGTTGCTTGGTCCCACCCCGCTGATCTGCTGCAGCCGCCGGGTGAAGTGGACCTTCTGGTGGGCGTGGGCCTCCTGCAGGGCAGCGGCCCTCGTCATCGTCTTGGCGTTGCCACTGCTATCGGTGACCACTgtagcctctctctgcctcttctgCGCCTTGGCCAGTTTCAGCACCTCCCGTGCCTTGGAGTGATCAACATTTTTGCTCTGCAGCACTTTCTTGGCATTGAGCTGGACTCTGGAGCTGCTGTTGACCGGTGATGTTGTTGTGGTGGATGTTGTCCTCAGAACCCTGTTCCCTCCAGCTCCGCCCTTCACCTGGcccagagaagaggaagaggagacttgAATCCCTGAGGCCTGCCGTTTGGACACCTCAGCAGCATGGCGCTTCTCCTCAGAGCGAGGTTCATTACGCGGCCGCTTGCTGACAGTAGCTGCACTGTCGTTGCGTCTCCGCTTGGCGTCCTCGCCCCTAGAGTCCGACACAGGGCCTCTACGTGGCTCCCTCTTGTCCACGGTCATGACAGTCCCCTTGCACTTGTCACAGAGCACCTGGCGGGGCCGCAACTTGATGGCGTTCATGATAGAGGTGGGCTCCTCGCGATACAGCCTGCGCTTGGGCCGCTTGATCTTGCGGGGGGGCGGCTGAGGTAACGACTGGTTGTAGGTGTCCCTGATGAACAATGGCGGAGGGTAAGGGGCTCCCTCCTGAAACAGTGGCGGAGGTTTTGAAGTCCATGGGTTAGGCTTAGGCTGGGGGTCAGGGTTTGGTTCGGGGATTGCGACAACTTGGCTGTCAGGGTTTTCCTGGACTGGCTTTTCCACCTTCTCTGGCTGGAATGTTTCTGTCTTTAGCTGCATAGATTCAGGTTTATCCTTGTATTCTCTCTTTGGGAACACAGTGATTGGAATTCCATAGGGTCCAAACCTGAGAAGAGAGAATTTAGAGGATTTAGAAACTGTGGATAACTATAAAAACTCAACTTGTTTTTTGTCTTGTATTCGTCAAAGATTTCATGCTAATTCAAGATGTTTCACATTTAGGCCTACATTGTACATTTAGGAAATCAATCTAAATCAATTAAATCCTGAACATTCAAAGAGGAAATATTAAATGAGTGTTGCAAAAGATCAAAGGAGCTCCCACGGCCTAAAACACAACATCACCATAGCTAACTAGAGTGCACAAGGCTCTACAAACAAAGGGGAAAAAACTATCCTTGTTTACAATATTAATGCTCACCCTCCAGCTTTATTCACTCATGTTTTAATAAGGCAGATACACGTGGAGGTGGCAGCAGAAACTCCATGACTGTGTTTGTTAAACCCTACCTTATGAATTTGGGATCAGAAATGACTCTTGGGTTGAAACTGCCACacatttcaacatctagtggactgCGTTGATACAGGAAGACCAATTCAGatattaattttttttttacactaattggtcttttgaccaatcacagatcttttcacatcagatatttttcagaccTGATCTGATCAGTCAACAGACCAATTAGTGAAGAAAAATCTGAATTGTGCTGCCTGTCTTGTTTTCTCTATTTGACTGAGTGTTCTTCAAAATGAAATTCCAGGAGGTGTAGAGATGTGTGCCATGCAAAGCAAACCAGACATAGCCTATATGATCATTTACTTCCCATGAAGCAGGCCTAGCCTAAATTCAACGTTACCATGAACCAAAAATAAACAAATCTGAATAAGCCTATAGAAAGTTTCAGCAGTGGCTATTACAAtggcagtatatatatatatatatatatatatatatatatatatatatatatatggttttTTTTACCCCAGAAGAACCCCTATACACCTTGACAACTTCAGCTCAACCAAAATCTTAAAACTGCCGGC
Coding sequences within it:
- the LOC120032490 gene encoding PWWP domain-containing protein 2A-like — protein: MAAVAAEPGAVAVLTTTAGDCGELEPVPAVPGAKLDSDATQQYAPVIDLVHQLKDGDAVQECSQVQMELVSRPDQEAAGKVLAACAEDEHIDTGCLMVGVENTDNHSREGYGSKYTMSRAERLKQFFSPNVDPANELSKHEPYACHQNSSISDSQPSVVFLHSFPAHPVTTEAGLSLAEPAEPMINYYQNTELTQPTIIECDYRALIKPSHEAELEPESADDAPSGTEYKAESSEDASLEHPQSIEHVDSLPVLETETLLGTPMETGYIYDFLSITNQNSPSPELPVMAVGQVPSSAELGDSCSRQRSLETNFHESETVLKPPHPMPVAETEEVQSESVDNLIPGSEVRVSLDHIIDDALVVSFRLGEKIFSGVLMDLSKRFGPYGIPITVFPKREYKDKPESMQLKTETFQPEKVEKPVQENPDSQVVAIPEPNPDPQPKPNPWTSKPPPLFQEGAPYPPPLFIRDTYNQSLPQPPPRKIKRPKRRLYREEPTSIMNAIKLRPRQVLCDKCKGTVMTVDKREPRRGPVSDSRGEDAKRRRNDSAATVSKRPRNEPRSEEKRHAAEVSKRQASGIQVSSSSSLGQVKGGAGGNRVLRTTSTTTTSPVNSSSRVQLNAKKVLQSKNVDHSKAREVLKLAKAQKRQREATVVTDSSGNAKTMTRAAALQEAHAHQKVHFTRRLQQISGVGPSNATPLPPRMRIKPQRYRNEENDSSTCKPPCLEKVPGSGSLSPPKLGAPRCTSTRSSSSSCSTGEATAAENQGPDKGPEPELSPQTQSQPQVEPLTVTEHSDPKVEPEEQGGREERRETRGSKTGNLVVYMTLNPSQPDSSNTSMCSIDSADDLKSSNSECSSTETFDFPPPGDLHSPPAPGTSSAVTDTSPAPTEEKTPRKSQKVFSKNVSKCVSLDGRSICVGDIVWAKIYGFPWWPARVLGIQISRKDNGLLVRQEARVAWFGSPTTSFLALAQVAPFLESFQSRFDKKRKGLYRKAITEAAKAAKQLTPEVRALLTQFET